From Cryptococcus neoformans var. neoformans B-3501A chromosome 6, whole genome shotgun sequence, the proteins below share one genomic window:
- a CDS encoding hypothetical protein (Match to EST gb|CF192252.1|CF192252; HMMPfam hit to MBOAT, MBOAT family, score: 166.0, E(): 7.9e-47) has translation MNNGNAPFTNRARNRQARITKMPPLEDPIPPPITPQHGIKKGKLFVTDFTITIPGSNARNPAGHEPGPSKWHTLEFRLYTLVFIMVVPMMIWVPMRVSLPSHPNYYKFAHKLSPGWLFGRPVDNSDTQYRSFRDNLLALVVLSSAYLVTSSLQARLAPSPSSRAKFIALFSTFMIILLHGTSAIKIIALLAINYHVSKFPATPLIRKFWPWLIICGNMAILLFNEIWEGYKFGNLHAKLGVLDTYKGLLPRWHVGFNITMMRLVSFGLDYIWKEPSNNTSRVQTSGAEQDYSFINYMAYCLYPPLYIAGPIMTFNDFLWQLRAPASISVRAKLTYAVRFLFCILTMESILHTIYVVAIKDTAAWEGDSPAELSMIGFWNLVIVWLKLLIPWRFFRLWALLDGVDPPENMIRCVANNYSALGFWRSWHRSFNLWVVRYIYVPVGGSKNIIPATLLVFTFVALWHDLSFKLLAWGWLVSLFLVPEILVRKLFAADKYGAHPLYRHACAVGAVANILLMMTANLVGFVLGLDGTKHLLHELTSTISGWSFMLFASSCLFVAAQVMFEYREEEKRRGVDRRC, from the exons ATGAACAACGGTAATGCGCCCTTCACAAATCGTGCACGC AACCGACAAGCGAGGATCACAAAAATGCCGCCTCTAGAAGACCCCATACCACCTCCTATAACACCTCAACACGGCATaaagaaaggaaagctCTTCGTCACTGACTTTACCATTACAATACCCGGTTCAAATGCTCGAAACCCGGCTGGACATGAGCCAGGACCTTCAAAATGGCATACGCTGGAGTTCCGATTGTATACTCTAGTATTTATTATGGTGGTACCAATGATGATATGGGTTCCTATGAGAGTCAGCTTGC CAAGCCATCCCAACTACTATAAATTTGCCCACAAGCTGTCACCAGGTTGGCTCTTTGGAAGACCTGTT GATAACAGTGACACCCAATACCGATCCTTCCGAGACAACCTTCTCGCCCTTGTCGTCCTTTCCTCCGCTTACCTTgtcacttcttctcttcaagcCCGCTTAgctccatccccttcttccaggGCCAAATTTATTGCACTATTCTCCACATTTATGATAATACTCCTCCATGGAACTTCAGCTATCAAGATCATCGCTCTGCTAGCCATCAACTATCACGTCTCGAAATTTCCCGCCACGCCTTTAATCCGCAAATTTTGGCCCTGGTTGATAATCTGTGGAAACATGGCAATTCTCTTGTTTAACGAGATATGGGAAGGATACAAGTTTGGAAATTTGCATGCGAAGCTCGGCGTACTG GACACTTATAAGGGACTGTTGCCTAGATGGCATGTCGGTTTCAACATTACGATGATGAGACTGGTTTCTTTTGGCCTAGACTATATCTGGAAAGAACCATCGAATAACACATCC CGTGTTCAGACATCTGGCGCCGAACAAGATTATTCATTCATCAATTACATGGCATACTGCTTGTACCCGCCTCTGTATATTGCGGGCCCTATTATGACCTTCAATGATTTTTTATGGCAG CTTCGAGCTCCTGCGTCAATTAGCGTACGAGCGAAGCTGACTTATGCTGTCCGCTTTCTGTTCTGCATCCTGACCATGGAGTCAATACTCCATACAATCTATGTTGTGGCAATTAAAGACACAGCGGCCTGGGAGGGAGATTCGCCCGCCGAGTTGAGCATGATAGGATTCTGGAATTTGGTGATAGTATGGTTGAAG CTGCTCATTCCTTGGAGATTCTTCCGTCTTTGGGCTCTACTCGATGGCGTTGATCCTCCTGAGAACATGATCCGTTGTGTCGCGAACAATTATTCGGCTTTGGGTTTCTGGCGTAGCTGGCATCGAAGCTTCAACCTCTGGGTTGTTAG ATATATTTACGTACCTGTGGGAGGATCGAAGAACATAATCCCAGCCACATTACTCGTCTTCACTTTCGTAGCTCTTTGGCATGATCTGTCATTCAAATTGCTTGCGTGGGGATGGCTGGTCAGCTTATTCCTCGTTCCTGAAATACTGGTGAGAAAATTATTCGCTGCAGACAAG TATGGAGCGCATCCTCTATATCGTCATGCCTGCGCTGTAGGTGCCGTGGCCAACATTCTACTTATGATGACTGCCAACCTTGTCGGTTTTGTCTTGGGTCTTGACGGGACAAAGCATCTTTTGCACGAACTTACATCGACAATATCAG GGTGGTCTTTCATGCTGTTTGCGAGCTCATGTCTGTTTGTCGCCGCGCAAGTCATGTTTGAATAccgggaggaagaaaagcgcAGAGGAGTAGACAGGCGATGTTGA
- a CDS encoding hypothetical protein (Match to ESTs gb|CF191071.1|CF191071, gb|CF190341.1|CF190341; HMMPfam hit to Heme_oxygenase, Heme oxygenase, score: 89.7, E(): 7.3e-24) has translation MQTAVSDKQLHIGVSSPLDTPSFRPNTPPLEHPAQSSAKITEPGIDGLPELDLRNPISSLLKLGTKRAHVKAEHSAGAAALVQGDLGLEEYIRWLAALWRIYDVLELGLQENSSNPVLAPTYDPALLARAAPLAADINYLLTLLPKDKTAVETNVSLNEPATPLPPFPLPSFIAPIFNDPPRPLTNYLSHVRTLSASPVTAPGLLAHAYVRYLGDLSGGQFIGARVKKSFDLPGDDGTKFYQFDFQKGGNAQGDESRAETKKRLAEVKDWYRRGMDEGVGEDQRLKADLIEEANLAFSLNTDLFSIIQVPAKDSKKAESGAVATENRPQTRAELLTQSAWFLAAALFGVFLNIYVGPLLSKLFA, from the exons ATGCAGACCGCCGTATCTGATAAGCAA TTGCACATCGGCGTCTCCAGCCCGCTCGACACCCCCTCGTTCCGACCCAACACCCCACCCTTGGAGCATCCCGCTCAATCGTCAGCGAAGATCACCGAGCCTGGCATTGATGGTCTTCCTGAACTGGATTTGAGGAACCCCATCTCGTCTTTGCTTAAGCTCGGTACCAAGAGGGCCCACGTCAAGGCTGAGCACTCTGCTGGTGCTGCAGCTCTGGTTCAAGGCGACTTGGGTTTGGAGGAGTACATCAGATGGCTTGCCGCTCTTTGGAGGATCTACGA CGTGCTTGAACTCGGCCTCCAAGAGAACTCCTCAAATCCCGTCCTCGCCCCCACCTATGACCCAGCCCTCCTCGCCCGTGCTGCCCCTCTCGCTGCCGATATCAATTACCTCCTCACCCTCTTGCCCAAGGACAAGACTGCCGTGGAGACCAATGTCTCTCTCAATGAGCCTGCCACTCCGCTCCCTCCgttccctcttccctccttcattgCGCCCATATTCAACGACCCTCCCAGGCCTTTGACAAACTACCTCAGCCACGTCCGAACACTGTCCGCTTCTCCCGTCACCGCTCCAGGCCTTCTTGCCCACGCTTACGTGCGATACCTCGGTGACCTTTCCGGAGGACAATTCATCGGTGCGCGAGTGAAGAAATCTTTCGATCTTCCGGGCGATGATGGGACCAAGTTCTACCAGTTTGATTTCCAGAAGGGAGGCAATGCGCAAGGCGATGAAAGCAGAGCCGAGACAAAGAAGCGACTGGCTGAAGTAAAGGATTGGTACAGACGAGGTATGGATGAGGGTGTGGGCGAGGACCAGAGGCTTAAGG CCGACCTCATCGAAGAGGCCAATCTTGCTTTCTCCCTCAATACAgatcttttctccatcatTCAAGTACCTGCCAAGGACAGCAAGAAGGCTGAATCTGGCGCTGTTGCTACCGAAAACAGACCGCAAACCCGCGCAGAACTCCTCACGCAATCGGCCTGGTTCCTTGCAGCAGCCCTCTTTGGCGTGTTCTTGAACATCTACGTCGGACCCCTCCTCTCAAAGTTGTTCGCTTAA
- a CDS encoding hypothetical protein (Match to EST gb|CF186644.1|CF186644; HMMPfam hit to CKS, Cyclin-dependent kinase regulatory subunit, score: 119.7, E(): 6.8e-33) → MSKKYHQKAYTAEEKRKAIQMYEEKIHYSARYSNDEWEFRHVIIPKPLVRFIPPGVCAEEVWRGIGIRQSPGWEMYMRHEPEPHVLLFRRPKNYDQIHRPFSQTLAARKLNISREVSAHPAPAK, encoded by the exons ATGAGCAAGAAGTATCACCAGAAGGCTTACACCGCCGAAGAGAAACGAAAAGCCATTCAGATGTACGAAGAGAAGATTCATTACAGTGCCAGATATTCTA ATGATGAATGGGAGTTCAG ACATGTCATT ATTCCAAAACCCCTTGTCAGATTCATTCCTCCTGGCGTCTGTGCTGAAGAAGTTTGGAGAGGGATTGGGATTAGACAGTCCCCTGG ATGGGAGATGTATATGCGTCACGAGCCT GAACCG catgtcctcctcttccgtcgCCCTAAAAATTACGACCAAATTCACCGACCATTTTCCCAAACATTAGCCGCTCGAAAGCTCAACATTAGCCGTGAAGTCTCAGCTCATCCTGCTCCAGCAAAGTAA
- a CDS encoding hypothetical protein (Match to ESTs gb|CF184584.1|CF184584, gb|CF184353.1|CF184353, gb|CF184090.1|CF184090) gives MKYAVRLLNEASESIPRIKPRTYSVSQFHRMHEHVRPRYLLLNNIPRTALPSDILRALRDGGAVDSSFPVTAITSPAPSLPRTPSLTRTWHLTTPSQAHAEAIYSHLQTHPLFSTSTGLPSGRQSNQNPNVNPNLTPVSHVQFTSTTPKEWINGMIEVAKHDSDVRAVERGKAVDPGFTTDWVLKPGFSGRRVIVKGLPGGASYDDVKRLAKDCNLVEGPDSCKRLPPSKFSLVSSFCLTVDSVADAYRLVRKIHMKWYKSKNFGEKYLMRAEVAY, from the exons ATGAAGTACGCCGTAAGACTGCTCAATGAGGCTTCCGAGTCAATCCCCCGGATTAAGCCTAGAACGTACTCAGTATCTCAGTTTC ATCGGATGCACGAGCATGTCAGGCCAAGATATCTTCTACTTAATAACATACCGCGAACTGCTCTTCCAAGTGATATCTTGAGAGCTTTGAGAGATGGGGGCGCTGTGgactcttctttccctgtCACTGCCA TCACTTCTCCTGCGCCTTCTCTCCCCAGAACGCCATCACTGACACGAACATGGCATCTCACCACTCCTTCTCAGGCCCACGCCGAGGCTATCTATTCACACCTTCAGAcacatcctctcttctccacttccacGGGGCTGCCCTCCGGCCGCCAGTCTAATCAAAATCCCAATGTGAACCCGAACCTTACGCCCGTCTCTCATGTACAATTTACTTCCACAACGCCGAAGGAATGGATAAATGGCATGATCGAGGTTGCCAAGCACGATTCCGATGTGAGGGCTGTGGAGAGAGGTAAAGCTGTAGACCCAGGTTTCACCACGGATTGGGTGCTTAAGCCTGGATTTAGTGGGAGAAGGGTTATCGTCAAAGGATTACCAGGAGGAGCAAGCTATGATGATGTGAAGCGACTGGCGAAAGATTGCAACCTAGTGGAAGGACCCGACTCTTGCAAAAGACTGCCGCC ATCCAAGTTCAGTCTCGTCTCCAGTTTTTGCCTCACCGTTGACTCAGTTGCCGACGCGTATCGCTTGGTCCGAAAAATTCACATGAAGTGGTACAAGTCTAAGAATTTCGGTGAAAAGTACCTCATGCGTGCCGAAGTTGCTTATTAG
- a CDS encoding hypothetical protein (Match to EST gb|CF186694.1|CF186694) produces the protein MQPHRSSENEQQRIIDTQIDQFTNYVTTAFPIAGARRTGSQTQAATPISQISEEELERQRTVNGPAPDQPYHNAGGGVFSVPSSRSGHALVSNASFNGYDISGASAGPSQMQQTTSQQSRTATQSPSQPLAHRSDQDPIASFLAEMPTEAEDPTRHVLWTELIRLKTRSLELQIAEARRKEKEAELELARLQSGAVSKNDNENGKALAGPSGAAGVAIPSGTSYVLPQQQMALQQQQQQQQQQQQQQQQQQQQQHVQPVPQEPTFNPTQQLYGGVAQNQNQHAVSPFDLDAMLQTDLTNFLSWLPDLGNNEDTQADRLQNTNDSNMPLGTLQPPPIFDNSTAPQQSPSRRASHSPSNSPPPAKRSKRTTEKKTVVEKSSACIVCSKPLARVMIRAPKSRVPDPITVSLKCTQCAPVKQPSTLPDSNQASSATGSSIGTVETRKRMRTSMEIDDEEAKVSERRTWCDVCQRIVGSGQVYGGKDRENILHQAEIICTGCDSKYQRCTDCGGGGGPRVGIGKWRMKQVFHPGRKTCSLSHTRLGDRTRELGVHVTPTDFTPEQMKEVLSRCKTLWNEKTLSRLAIPEMLEVDLPPSLANPLRDFADVDDIVTRNWPSREAMIRADGLNPSRFKRLLSLIWAHSKPRRSVRTVDLEEEWSKQADENDEDDMSTVLANVKRTNVVIPAGSELIGMWGGEWDMQNGSLLISTFIPFEGTDGEDSTALSVGEMITKVQGLQQEINAERIAQAEKDGTEPELLPPCQHLWTVSGGYIPLVRERFADILIRKRAFVHVEEYLTRHPEFIECIKARPVGLHPDIHRPVPQPGASESSEDDQSAPRPLILVRWLGKDFDAEKILEIKQMEFGGGKAKVKKRLRSKT, from the exons ATGCAGCCACATCGGTCCTCCGAG AATGAACAACAGCGCATAATTGATACACAGATAGATCAGTTCACCAACTACGTTACTACTGCGTTTCCCATAGCAGGAGCCCGTAGAACTGGTAGTCAAACTCAAGCGGCAACGCCCATTTCACAGATATCTGAAGAGGAGCTCGAGCGACAACGTACTGTCAATGGGCCTGCGCCTGACCAACCATACCATAACGCTGGAGGAGGTGTATTTTCGGTTCCCAGCTCCAGATCAGGCCATGCACTTGTTTCTAATGCATCTTTCAATGGCTACGACATTTCCGGTGCGAGTGCTGGACCATCACAAATGCAGCAAACCACCTCGCAGCAGTCACGCACAGCTACGCAGAGCCCCTCTCAGCCTCTAGCGCATCGCTCGGATCAAGACCCTATAGCCTCGTTTCTTGCAGAAATGCCCACTGAGGCTGAAGATCCTACACGACATGTTCTTTGGACAGAACTCATCCGTTTGAAGACGAGGTCACTGGAGCTGCAGATTGCAGAAGCcaggaggaaagaaaaggaagcgGAGCTTGAATTGGCGAGGCTACAGAGCGGAGCGGTGTCGAAAAACGACAACGAGAATGGGAAGGCATTGGCGGGTCCGAGCGGGGCAGCAGGAGTGGCTATTCCATCGGGAACGTCCTATGTCTTGCCTCAACAGCAGATGGCtctgcagcagcagcaacaacagcaacaacagcagcagcaacaacagcaacagcaacagcaacaacaacatgTCCAACCAGTACCACAAGAACCAACATTTAACCCTACTCAACAGCTGTACGGTGGTGTAGCGCAGAATCAGAACCAGCATGCGGTCTCTCCGTTCGACCTGGATGCCATGCTTCAGACAGATCTTACCAACTTCCTTTCTTGGTTACCAGATCTAGGCAACAATGAGGATACCCAAGCAGATAGACTGCAAAATACTAATGACAGTAATATGCCACTTGGTACTCTCCAGCCACCTCCTATTTTTGACAACTCTACCGCACCTCAACAATCACCCTCTCGCCGCGCCAGCCATTCTCCCAGTAATTCACCACCCCCTGCTAAGCGTTCCAAACGTACCACGGAGAAGAAAACTGTCGTCGAGAAATCATCTGCTTGCATCGTTTGTTCCAAGCCCCTTGCTCGAGTAATGATCCGCGCCCCAAAATCCCGTGTTCCAGACCCCATTACAGTCTCTCTCAAATGTACTCAGTGCGCTCCTGTCAAACAGCCATCGACGCTTCCGGATTCCAATCAAGCATCTTCTGCGACAGGTTCATCAATAGGAACGGTGGagacgaggaaaagaatgagAACGTCTATGGAAAttgatgacgaagaggcGAAAGTCAGTGAAAGACGGACTTGGTGCGATGTTTGCCAGAGAATAGTGGGTTCAGGTCAGGTCTATGGAGGGAAGGATAGGGAGAATATTCTGCATCAGGCGGAGATCATCTGTACTGGATGTGATAGCAAATATCAAAGGTGTACGGAT TGTggcggaggtggaggtccTCGAGTGGGTATAGGAAAATGGCGAATGAAGCAAGTCTTCCATCCTGGGCGCAAGACGTGCAGTTTGTCCCATACCCG TCTGGGGGACCGTACACGAGAATTGGGAGTCCATGTCACACCGACAGATTTTACTCCAGAACAGATGAAAGAAGTTCTTTCGCGCTGCAAAACGCTATGGAACGAAAAGACTCTTTCAAGACTGGCTATACCTGAAATGCTAGA GGTCGATCTTCCCCCAAGTCTTGCAAATCCTCTTCGTGATTTCGCAGATGTGGATGATATTGTCACTCGCAATTGGCCGTCTCGAGAAGCCATGATTCGTGCCGATGGCTTGAATCCATCACGGTTCAAAAGGTTACTTTCTCTTATC TGGGCTCATTCAAAACCGCGGCGTAGTGTCAGAACAGTcgatttggaagaggaatggtCGAAGCAGGCGGATGAaaatgacgaggatgatatGAGTACAGTACTGGCCAATGTCAAGCGAA CCAATGTTGTTATCCCTGCAGGGTCTGAATTGATTGGCATGTGGGGTGGTGAATGGGATATGCAGA ATGGATCACTCCTCATTTCGACATTTATCCCTTTCGAGGGTACCGACGGAGAAGACAGTACTGCGTTATCAGTAGGGGAGATGATTACCAAAGTGCAGGGACTGCAACAGGAAATCAATGCCGAGAGGATTGCACAGGCAGAGAAGGACGGAACAGAGCCAGAGCTGCTGCCCCCGTGCCAGCATTTGTGGACGGTCTCAGGA GGATATATCCCTCTCGTACGAGAACGTTTCGCCGATATTCTAattagaaagagagcctTTGTGCACGTTGAAGAATACTTGACAAGACATCCAGAATTTATTGAATGTATCAAAGCGCGCCCTG TTGGTCTACACCCGGACATACATCGACCTGTTCCTCAACCGGGTGCCTCTGAATCAAGTGAAGATGACCAATCCGCTCCTCGCCCGTTGATTCTGGTCCGATGGCTTGGGAAAGATTTTGACGCGGAAAAAATATTGGAGATTAAACAAATGGagtttggaggaggaaaagccAAAGTCAAGAAGAGACTGAGGAGCAAAACTTGA
- a CDS encoding hypothetical protein (HMMPfam hit to TFIIS_C, Transcription factor S-II (TFIIS), score: 48.4, E(): 2e-11; HMMPfam hit to TFIIS_M, Transcription factor S-II (TFIIS), central domain, score: 79.2, E(): 1e-20) has translation MDATTLTGHVKELNAANQAGKSDEVISLLKKLQAEVVPTEDLLRSSKAGVAVGKLRTHATPSVSSLAKEIVKKWRDAVEETKKKRKRAEGDEGKDVKKEKEEGNGKRVKAESMCALSPAAESGSDTHIHFAAGSLAATPSASTPASASTPDVKATSPPVRQPLSTIDSSRTTPRTAKSDGVADSLRADSSEGGSVDSVRDKCVIMIYDALALDSTAERAIGIERAANKAMNFSTGNDYRAKMRSLFLNLKDKGNPALRNEIVLGYVSTEKVASMSKDEMASESVRMLKEKIASDNLFKAKAVGVTQAETDAFKCGRCHQRKCTYYQMQTRSADEPMTVSRYLAHMIRWY, from the exons ATGGACGCCACCACTCTTACAGGGCACGTCAAGGAGCTCAATGCTGCAAACCAAGCGGGAAAATCAGAT GAAGTTATCTCTCTGCTCAAGAAACTTCAGGCTGAGGTTGTTCCTACAGAAGATCTCCTTCGA TCATCGAAAGCTGGTGTCGCAGTCGGCAAGCTTCGTACCCACGCCACACCATCAGTCTCAAGTCTTGCCAAGGAGATAGTTAAGAAGTGGAGAGATGCGGTCGAggagacaaagaagaagagaaaaagagcagaaggtgatgaaggaaaagatgtaaagaaggagaaggaggaagggaacGGGAAACGAGTCAAGGCGGAAAGTATGTGTGCACTGTCACCAGCTGCAGAATCAGGAAGTGATACTCATATTCATTTTGCAGCGGGGTCATTAGCGGCGACACCATCAGCTAGCACACCCGCCTCGGCCTCTACACCCGATGTCAAAGCGACCTCCCCTCCTGTCCGTCAACCTCTTTCAACCATTGACTCATCACGCACTACGCCTCGAACCGCCAAAAGCGATGGAGTGGCCGACAGCCTGAGGGCTGATTCGAGCGAAGGAGGCAGTGTAGATAGCGTGAGGGACAAGTGTGTGATCATGATATATGACGCACTGGCGTTGGATAGCACGGCAG AGCGAGCCATTGGAATTGAGCGCGCAGCGAATAAAGCTATGAACTTCTCAACAGGAAACGATTATCGCGCTA AAATGAGATCACTATTCCTCAACTTGAAAGACAAGGGTAATCCCGCTTTGAGAAACGAGATTGTCTTGGGCTACGTCAGCACCGAAAAAGTCGCTAGCATGTCCAAAGAT GAAATGGCCTCTGAAAGCGTTCGAATGCtaaaggagaagattgcgAGTGACAACTTGTTCAAGGCCAAGGCTGTCGGAGTCACCCAAGCTGAGACAGACGCGTTCAAGTGCGGACGGTGTCACCAGAGGAAATGTACTTATTATCAGATGCAGACAAGAAGCGCGGACGAACCTATGACTGTGAGTCGATACCTTGCCCATATGATAAGATGGTACTAA
- a CDS encoding hypothetical protein (Match to EST gb|CF188800.1|CF188800) has product MMFLPSLRASSSRLAQPRLFSTTSRVLQKAPLAASPEAATPEELLGKIGRNADKKLTPFAESWDKLNEVWLKTKKMNDLGLATKEKRYILWAFSRYSQGSPPSAFIRPPKPPKKFRGWGPKIQHGVRVRD; this is encoded by the exons ATGATgttccttccctctctccgcgcttcttcctcacgCCTCGCCCAGCCTCGTCTCttttccaccacctcccGGGTGCTGCAAAAAGCTCCTTTGGCTGCTTCTC CTGAAGCGGCTACACCCGAAGAGCTCCTCGGCAAGATTGGCCGTAATGCCGACAAGAAACTTACGCCCTTTGCCGAATCATGGGATAAATTAAATGAGGTGTGGCTCAAGACTAAGAAGATGAACGATTTGGGGCTTGCTaccaaggaaaaaag ATATATT CTTTGGGCATTCTCAAGGTACTCCCAAGGAAGTCCCCCTTCAGCATTCATCCGTCCGCCTAAGCCGCCAAAGAAGTTTAGAGG ATGGGGTCCCAAGATACAGCACGGTGTTCGGGTTAGGGATTAG
- a CDS encoding hypothetical protein (HMMPfam hit to MBOAT, MBOAT family, score: 56.0, E(): 1e-13) has protein sequence MTTTLSNSADSVLPTAEGVIRVRPYRSSSNAQLKAVLTFTPRVSALDRHNTSSQTDQFRGFFVLFWIGLGLMFVRTSILSWEENRTLLSWSFGRLITGDALVLAISDLIMVLTMFLCVPFVKGLQYRWFNYYWTGLIIQHIFQSAYLGMAVWWGYHRQWYWVQSGFLVLHSMSSMMKMHSYMAHNGMLATVYHRLQSEKKHLEEAIAQYPGGREALLAEAASRQAGLEAAEANQSTEASTPLGTPGINTPNFTSTTGYEEPVAAIRHKMIISEGTEPESTGHSSAREETSIEGHRRRQHLHIDAPHRRPYATDALPSPRADLPLGTSLEPSHTTSPHTPSPPGALAWSSNEEIALLATNIDAMQEELKSNGAKGLVWPQNVTYRHFLDFMFFPTLVYQLEYPRTDTMRPLVVVEKIIATFGTFSLIYTITEHYIMPLLPTEGDTKSLVKSYISLAGPMLLNYLLIFYIIFECVCTGFAELSYFADREFYQDWWNSTSWDEFARKWNKPVHTFLLRHVYASTMTTLQLTRTSAAFVTFLLSALCHELVMAVVTKKIRPYLFLMQMAQLPMIALGRLPIVRRNKTIGNIVFWMGLMAGFPLL, from the exons ATGACTACCACGCTCTCAAACAGCGCAGACAGTGTCTTGCCCACCGCCGAGGGCGTGATCAGAGTTAGACCATACCGTTCCTCAAGCAATGCCCAGCTCAAGGCCGTACTCACCTTTACTCCTCGAGTATCCGCCCTCGACAGGCATAATACGTCATCGCAGACAGATCAGTTTCGAGgtttcttcgtcctcttctggATAG GTCTTGGACTCATGTTTGTCCGCAcatccatcctttcttGGGAGGAGAACCGGACACTATTATCGTGGTCGTTCGGTCGCCTGATCACAGGCGACGCACTCGTCCTGGCAATTTCCGACCTAATTATGGTACTCACCATGTTCCTCTGCGTACCTTTTGTCAAGGGTTTGCAGTATCGCTGGTTCAACTATTACTGGACTGGCTTGATCATTCAACACATTTTCCAGTCGGCGTATTTGGGAATGGCTGTCTGGTGGGGCTACCACAGGCAATGGTATTGGGTACAGTCTGGATTTTTGGTTCTGC ACTCCATGTCTTCCATGATGAAG ATGCACTCTTACATGGCCCATAACGGTATGCTGGCTACAGTCTACCACCGGCTACAATCAGAGAAAAAGCACTTGGAAGAGGCCATCGCTCAATACCCTGGCGGCCGTGAAGCTCTGCTCGCTGAGGCAGCCTCAAGACAAGCAGGGCTCGAAGCGGCCGAAGCCAACCAGAGCACGGAAGCCTCTACCCCTCTTGGCACTCCTGGTATCAATACACCAAATTTTACTTCTACAACAGGATATGAAGAACCTGTTGCTGCCATCAGACACAAGATGATCATTTCGGAAGGTACCGAACCAGAATCAACGGGCCATTCTTCTGCCAGAGAAGAGACCTCCATTGAAGGTCATCGAAGACGACAGCACCTCCATATCGACGCTCCTCACCGACGACCATACGCCACAGACgccctcccttcccctcgTGCCGATCTTCCGCTAGGTACCTCTCTAGAACCTTCTCACACTACTTCGCCCCATACCCCAAGCCCACCCGGTGCGCTCGCGTGGTCTTCAAATGAGGAAATTGCGCTTCTCGCTACTAATATCGATGCAATGcaggaagagttgaagagTAATGGAGCAAAGGGACTGGTATGGCCTCAGAATGTGACATACAGGCACTTTTTGGATTTTATGTTCTTCCCGACGTTGGTATATCAGTTAGAGTATCCCAGGACAGACAC CATGCGTCCATTGGTCGTCGTTGAGAAGATCATTGCTACTTTCGGCACGTTCTCACTCATCTACACGATAACCGAACATTACATTATGCCTTTACTGCCTACTGAAGGTGACACAAAGTCTTTGGTTAAGAGCTATATCAGTTTGGCTGGACCCATGTTGCTCAATTATCTCTT GATCTTCTACATCATCTTTGAATGCGTTTGTACTGGCTTCGCCGAACTTTCATA CTTTGCCGATCGGGAATTCTACCAAGACTGGTGGAACTCTACATCATGGGATGAATTTGCTCGAAAATGGAACAAGCCCGTCCAC actttccttcttcgacaCGTCTACGCCTCGACAATGACCACTTTACAGCTTACCCGTACATCTGCCGCCTTTGtcactttcctcctctccgcccTGTGTCACGAGCTCGTAATGGCCGTGGTCACGAAGAAGATTAGGCCGTACTTGTTTTTGATGCAGATGGCGCAACTACCAATGATTGCGTTGGGGAGATTACCGATCGTAAGGAGGAATAAGACGATTGGAAATATTGTTTTCTGGATGGGTCTCATGGCAGGATTCCCGTTACTGTGA